From Rutidosis leptorrhynchoides isolate AG116_Rl617_1_P2 chromosome 3, CSIRO_AGI_Rlap_v1, whole genome shotgun sequence, a single genomic window includes:
- the LOC139902852 gene encoding disease resistance protein At4g27190-like, whose translation MLLKFYNQATEEMAEQVIAAVLPKAVETVWDSAEASTCMDKNYSKFTAKLNTMRAVRDDLKDRSTKYKSTMKRTMDDWFQRVMDVENQAQKLESCFLAIQDTSAWRRVFSPSRVKLSRKMVSMCSDMDELVTQSTELGNTLIHKVVKRVVEMTTPHISYIQSQQDVLNTILIHLPNEAYRTIRVLGMLGVGKTVILKNLNNHEVVGSQFEKVIWVTVSREDNSVENLSTETLQHVIAERLIIDIEGATDVAEIARRIKEDLEGVKFLLLLDDVKENLDLEIIGIPNGAKGSKIVMTTKIRHVKFPLCHNIEVKKLSPCDSWNMYQKLLYIPNDITEKPQLERIARKTLDICDGLPLMIKMAARAFKAIDKTEQTSWSDGLQMFKQWPYKKDNNIMENLLKFCCDHLDHEQKHCFLYSSLHPEDTDISTEELLDCWAAENLLNSGYDAKIVGRNIMAHLKNVILLEEDTTGHFVRMHKVIRAIALRFLSEEMKDGCLVKTCEVVQETVALKRQRVDLWTDKKWISLANNSLDISYEVPHSFQLTTLFVQNYSKNKQIHDRFFQYMRSLVVLSLYKTELMTLPSSICNLSNLKILNLNGCTVLTELPGFIGKLKSLEVLDIRDSGVSKLPHSMEHLTHMRRLLVSFTTSTQDKYDAIFKLLGLDDLIIDVDTQMQNWCITLIEDLIKKVSSLTSVVTFQFRFHDKVIDVIQVVDDTVKIYIPNEYHLTYFLKRIQDPKTRSFQVYIGCFISQGIEFSEFYRYDRYAKYCNGTGGHHDVIKSVLTKVQAFELINHNDIEHLSRNVIESMHNVQGCLIQSCNKMITVVGDDCTRDGSLLPNLERLDLKNLPELKQISQGLVPLWSLSKLKALVLFKCPMMTVVFTGNIVQQLRELEYLEIEDCCRVKEIVSSYEGISPQFILKLTTLVLCNMPSLRSIFSMPSLERLKIHDCSKLKVLPFNNINTTKLQKLEVQKDWWEALQWADSNVKERLLPRCSFYEASVISMAADETISAWST comes from the exons ATGCTGCTAAAATTCTACAATCAG GCTACAGAGGAGATGGCTGAACAAGTTATTGCAGCTGTGCTGCCAAAAGCTGTTGAGACTGTTTGGGACAGTGCAGAGGCTTCAACATGTATGGATAAGAACTATTCAAAATTTACGGCAAAATTGAATACGATGCGTGCCGTAAGGGACGACCTTAAAGATAGATCTACCAAGTACAAGTCAACAATGAAGCGCACCATGGACGACTGGTTTCAAAGGGTGATGGATGTTGAAAATCAAGCACAAAAACTTGAAAGCTGCTTTTTAGCGATACAAGACACCTCAGCATGGCGTCGTGTATTTTCTCCATCCCGAGTAAAATTGAGCAGAAAAATGGTGAGTATGTGCTCAGATATGGATGAGCTGGTAACACAAAGCACTGAATTGGGTAATACTTTAATCCACAAAGTTGTCAAACGTGTTGTGGAGATGACAACGCCACATATCTCCTATATTCAAAGCCAACAAGATGTACTTAACACAATACTAATACATCTGCCGAATGAAGCTTATAGAACAATCAGGGTGTTAGGGATGTTAGGAGTGGGGAAAACTGTAATATTGAAGAATTTGAATAACCACGAAGTGGTTGGTAGTCAGTTTGAAAAAGTAATTTGGGTGACGGTTTCACGTGAAGATAATTCTGTAGAGAATTTGAGCACAGAAACGCTGCAACATGTGATTGCAGAGAGACTGATAATTGACATCGAAGGCGCGACGGATGTTGCTGAAATCGCTAGAAGAATAAAGGAAGACCTAGAGGGTGTAAAGTTTTTGCTTCTGTTGGATGATGTCAAGGAGAATCTTGATTTAGAAATAATTGGTATTCCTAACGGCGCCAAAGGCAGCAAGATAGTCATGACTACAAAAATTCGACATGTTAAGTTCCCGTTATGTCATAACATTGAAGTGAAGAAGTTATCTCCATGTGATTCATGGAACATGTACCAAAAGTTATTGTATATTCCCAATGATATCACGGAGAAGCCACAGCTCGAACGCATTGCTCGTAAAACTCTTGATATATGTGACGGTCTCCCATTGATGATAAAAATGGCGGCACGTGCCTTCAAAGCAATAGACAAAACTGAACAGACGAGTTGGAGTGATGGATTACAAATGTTCAAACAGTGGCCATATAAGAAAGATAATAATATAATGGAGAACTTGCTAAAATTTTGTTGTGATCACTTGGATCATGAACAAAAACATTGCTTTCTTTACAGCTCCTTACATCCAGAGGACACGGACATTTCAACTGaagaattattggactgttgggcAGCTGAAAATTTGCTTAATAGTGGTTATGACGCGAAAATTGTCGGGCGAAATATAATGGCTCACCTCAAAAATGTGATCTTACTTGAAGAAGACACAACAGGGCATTTCGTAAGGATGCATAAAGTGATACGAGCAATAGCATTAAGATTTCTTTCTGAAGAAATGAAAGATGGATGTTTAGTGAAAACTTGTGAAGTAGTTCAAGAAACTGTTGCACTAAAACGTCAACGAGTGGATTTGTGGACAGATAAAAAATGGATCTCGTTGGCCAATAATTCACTTGATATATCCTATGAAGTCCCACATTCGTTCCAACTTACAACACTATTCGTCCAGAATTATTCAAAGAACAAACAAATTCATGATAGATTCTTCCAATACATGCGTAGTCTTGTGGTCTTAAGCCTTTACAAGACCGAACTCATGACGTTGCCATCATCTATATGTAATCTTTCAAATCTCAAAATTCTCAATCTGAATGGTTGTACCGTGTTAACGGAGCTTCCTGGTTTTATAGGAAAACTTAAGTCTCTCGAGGTTCTTGATATTCGTGACAGTGGAGTTAGTAAATTACCACATTCAATGGAACATTTAACTCATATGAGGCGCTTGTTGGTATCATTCACCACGTCAACTCAAGACAAATACGATGCAATTTTTAAGTTGTTAGGACTTGACGATTTGATCATCGACGTGGATACGCAAATGCAAAATTGGTGCATTACATTGATCGAAGATCTCATTAAAAAGGTTAGCTCACTGACGAGTGTGGTTACTTTTCAGTTTCGTTTCCACGATAAAGTTATAGACgtgatacaagttgttgatgataccGTGAAGATCTACATACCCAATGAATACCACCTGACATATTTCCTTAAGCGAATACAAGATCCCAAAACACGTTCTTTTCAAGTTTATATTGGATGCTTCATATCTCAAGGAATTGAATTTTCTGAATTTTATCGTTATGATAGATATGCAAAATATTGTAATGGGACGGGTGGTCACCATGACGTGATCAAGAGTGTACTGACAAAGGTACAAGCATTTGAGTTGATAAACCACAATGACATTGAACACCTATCTAGGAATGTCATTGAAAGCATGCACAATGTCCAAGGGTGTCTAATTCAAAGCTGCAACAAAATGATAACAGTTGTGGGGGATGATTGCACGCGAGACGGGTCATTATTGCCTAACCTAGAAAGGTTGGATTTAAAGAACCTGCCTGAATTGAAGCAAATTTCGCAGGGCCTTGTGCCACTATGGAGCCTTTCCAAATTGAAGGCTCTGGTGCTTTTTAAATGTCCTATGATGACCGTTGTATTTACTGGAAATATAGTTCAGCAACTTCGAGAGCTCGAATATCTAGAAATTGAAGACTGTTGTAGGGTTAAAGAGATTGTTAGTAGTTATGAGGGTATTAGTCCACAATTTATCCTTAAGCTAACTACTCTGGTTCTTTGTAACATGCCAAGTCTAAGAAGTATATTCTCCATGCCGTCCTTAGAGAGATTGAAGATACATGATTGTTCAAAATTAAAGGTATTACCTTTTAATAACATCAATACAACGAAGCTTCAAAAACTTGAAGTACAAAAGGATTGGTGGGAAGCGTTGCAATGGGCAGATTCTAACGTCAAAGAACGGCTTCTTCCACGTTGTTCCTTTTACGAAGCTTCCGTTATTTCAATG GCAGCTGATGAAACAATTTCGGCATGGAGTACATGA